The Candidatus Thorarchaeota archaeon genome has a segment encoding these proteins:
- a CDS encoding roadblock/LC7 domain-containing protein, which produces MADELGETLQSIKSIIGVENVVLVQRDGLPVASAGVWFSKDEVFAVASAACAIFGVARLIHGDFKYLLMESETSKVFLASLPGNPSYFLTITTAPRVNLAALFIEMKDNLSRVSYLLRQHLDGRLPPLRSYSADETQRILTGFSVVEGRDVKKLMSRPIISLDRTQASSLRAVLRQVHDSIPAVESVFLALNGGVRVSLDGFTNDRLAAMSFALHDASERVVRTLRNSGLQTVLCETSRIRHFIYSVPNGVLSLWVDGDSQKLGLMRLLLKHYIEETKRILSTPTVTMPSVAEDLRQLLLSDEPERGLLLARRDT; this is translated from the coding sequence TTGGCAGACGAGCTTGGCGAAACGCTGCAGAGCATCAAGTCTATCATTGGCGTGGAGAACGTTGTTCTTGTCCAGCGAGACGGGCTTCCAGTCGCTAGCGCGGGTGTTTGGTTTAGCAAGGACGAGGTCTTTGCAGTGGCCTCAGCTGCTTGTGCAATATTCGGCGTTGCAAGGCTGATTCACGGCGACTTCAAGTACTTGCTGATGGAGTCCGAAACGTCCAAAGTATTCCTGGCCTCGCTGCCGGGCAATCCGAGCTACTTCCTGACGATTACTACTGCACCCCGAGTGAATCTTGCTGCTCTGTTTATCGAGATGAAGGACAACCTGTCACGGGTTTCCTACTTGCTCCGTCAGCACCTTGATGGCCGTCTACCTCCTCTTCGTTCGTATAGCGCTGACGAGACCCAGCGCATTCTCACAGGCTTCTCAGTTGTCGAGGGTCGCGATGTGAAGAAGCTCATGTCCCGACCCATTATCTCACTGGATCGCACGCAAGCATCCTCATTGCGTGCAGTACTCCGGCAAGTCCATGATAGCATTCCTGCGGTCGAGTCCGTCTTTCTTGCTCTCAATGGAGGCGTACGTGTTTCGTTGGACGGCTTTACGAACGACCGTCTGGCGGCGATGTCCTTTGCACTTCATGACGCCTCCGAGCGAGTGGTCCGAACGCTACGCAACAGCGGGCTTCAGACTGTGCTCTGTGAGACAAGCCGAATCCGGCACTTCATCTACTCGGTACCAAATGGTGTTCTCAGTCTATGGGTTGATGGTGACAGCCAGAAGCTTGGACTAATGCGGCTCCTTCTGAAGCACTACATCGAGGAAACAAAACGGATACTTAGCACCCCGACGGTCACGATGCCCTCCGTTGCAGAGGATCTACGTCAGCTGCTACTGTCTGATGAACCCGAGAGGGGGCTCTTACTAGCGAGGCGAGATACATGA
- a CDS encoding HD domain-containing protein, producing MGYSTEINDPIHGFIGLSPLEIKIIDSEPYQRLRRVRQLSGGYLVYPAAEHTRFGHCIGAMFLAGLMAERLLPQIGLEKESIQEVRIASLLHDIGHGPFSHVFEESLLESRGLNHEDVTEWIIRESEIGDIIEEGGFTKTRVADLVRGRRRMRKDSVTSGIVAGQVDVDKMDYLVRDSFYCGVNYGLVDIHRLIGSIEISDDMEIEFSIAARGALEAFLVARYEMFLNVYYHKTVRSVEVMLVRMMDAADKALNLTGFKTPEEFLEIDDSSLVSKVRRLNPSESEYAREARRMIDLLDARVLYKSAFEKVLHTQDHFVSKLLTKRKVRESLQEEIASKADVPFEDVIVDVPTLPSVPHNPRQLNPMEIGVYELIEDRRVSRHLSDYSNIAESMKVYLDVIRVYTSDKHRKAVGRAAREVFQEVPSAALIHM from the coding sequence TTGGGTTACTCAACTGAGATTAACGACCCCATCCATGGCTTCATAGGGCTCAGCCCTCTGGAGATCAAAATCATCGACTCAGAACCGTACCAGCGGCTCAGACGAGTACGCCAGTTGTCTGGTGGGTATCTGGTGTATCCGGCAGCTGAGCATACTCGGTTTGGACACTGCATCGGTGCGATGTTTCTTGCCGGGCTAATGGCCGAGCGGTTGCTCCCCCAAATTGGCTTGGAGAAAGAGTCGATTCAGGAGGTTCGAATTGCCAGCCTTCTTCATGACATAGGTCATGGCCCATTCAGTCATGTGTTCGAGGAGTCACTGCTTGAGAGCCGCGGGCTCAACCATGAGGATGTCACTGAATGGATAATCCGCGAGAGCGAGATTGGCGACATAATCGAGGAAGGGGGCTTCACAAAGACTAGGGTTGCTGATTTGGTTCGCGGACGCAGAAGGATGAGAAAGGACTCTGTGACAAGTGGCATTGTTGCTGGACAGGTTGACGTGGACAAGATGGACTACCTGGTCCGGGACTCGTTCTACTGCGGCGTCAACTACGGTCTGGTAGACATTCACAGGCTAATTGGGAGCATCGAGATATCCGACGACATGGAAATTGAGTTTAGCATAGCAGCCAGGGGTGCACTGGAGGCCTTCCTTGTCGCTCGATATGAAATGTTTCTCAACGTCTACTATCACAAGACCGTCCGGAGCGTTGAAGTCATGCTGGTACGAATGATGGATGCCGCAGACAAGGCGCTGAACCTGACAGGATTCAAGACGCCGGAGGAGTTTCTTGAAATCGATGACTCGTCTCTTGTTTCAAAGGTGCGAAGACTGAATCCTTCTGAGTCGGAGTATGCACGCGAAGCCAGACGAATGATTGACCTTCTCGACGCTCGAGTACTATACAAGTCCGCATTTGAAAAGGTCCTGCACACCCAGGACCATTTCGTTTCCAAGTTGCTGACAAAGCGGAAGGTCCGAGAGAGTCTTCAAGAGGAGATTGCCTCCAAAGCGGATGTGCCGTTCGAAGATGTGATAGTCGACGTCCCTACCCTGCCCTCGGTACCCCACAACCCGAGACAACTCAACCCCATGGAGATTGGAGTCTACGAGTTGATTGAAGACCGAAGAGTTTCGCGCCACCTGTCCGATTACTCCAATATAGCCGAGTCCATGAAAGTCTATCTTGATGTGATTCGGGTCTATACTTCCGACAAGCATCGAAAGGCGGTTGGCAGGGCTGCTAGGGAGGTATTCCAGGAAGTCCCCTCTGCTGCATTGATACACATGTGA
- a CDS encoding helix-turn-helix domain-containing protein has protein sequence MDQNEAMQRLAEAMAGEICLAEQDPGSVMRRWRERFQISQKDLARHLRVSPSVISDYESGRRKSPRVETIRRFVEGLIEMDAADGGRVALALEKLVAPEIASDAILDSREFGVPVPARLLTDALRCKVLTHGSLLERDIYGYTALDSVKAIVSLTPQQLLRLYGGTTQRGAILTNVSTGRSPMVAIKASQIGTSIAVKPAVVILQGVKDLDPLAVRIADSMHLPLCVSEIQGCDELIRELRSFSPHI, from the coding sequence ATGGACCAGAATGAGGCTATGCAGAGGCTTGCAGAAGCCATGGCAGGGGAAATCTGCTTGGCCGAACAGGACCCTGGTTCAGTAATGCGACGATGGCGGGAGCGCTTTCAGATTTCACAGAAGGACTTGGCAAGACACCTGAGGGTGTCACCATCTGTCATAAGTGACTATGAGAGTGGTAGACGCAAGTCGCCCCGTGTAGAAACGATCCGACGGTTCGTGGAAGGTCTGATTGAAATGGATGCTGCAGATGGCGGCAGAGTGGCCTTGGCTCTTGAGAAGCTAGTGGCGCCTGAGATTGCATCGGATGCAATCCTTGATAGCCGCGAGTTTGGTGTACCCGTGCCTGCCAGACTTCTCACCGATGCTCTCAGGTGTAAGGTTCTAACCCATGGCAGCCTGCTTGAACGCGATATCTATGGCTATACTGCACTTGACAGTGTCAAAGCTATCGTGTCGTTGACTCCTCAACAGCTCCTTCGATTGTATGGTGGTACTACACAGAGAGGTGCAATCCTCACAAATGTGTCCACTGGCAGGTCTCCGATGGTTGCGATAAAGGCAAGTCAGATTGGTACGTCGATTGCGGTGAAACCTGCAGTGGTGATTCTTCAAGGGGTAAAGGACCTGGACCCTCTTGCTGTTCGTATCGCGGACAGTATGCACCTTCCCCTCTGTGTGTCTGAGATTCAGGGCTGTGATGAACTGATTCGCGAACTGCGGTCCTTTAGTCCACACATCTGA
- a CDS encoding ATP/GTP-binding protein, giving the protein MFFVFLVGTAGSGKSLLTAALEKWLTETKLSVALLNLDPGVEDTPYTSDIDIREYVDYDKVVTNFSLGPNGALVASLDMAVSYMHDLREEAEDTQADYIIVDCPGQMELFAYRNSGPLMVKGLKGQDPAVSLYLLDSNIARAPEGYLSSMLLGLSISIRFGLPQLNLLSKSDILGEEKVEEIVEWSTETYKLEEALTDAGEGLTREFAEAILRMLDDLGGATEVLPVSAKTLQGVDTLYGEMQRILMGGDNIEK; this is encoded by the coding sequence ATGTTCTTTGTCTTCCTCGTTGGGACCGCGGGTTCAGGCAAGTCGCTCCTGACAGCTGCACTTGAGAAGTGGCTGACAGAAACGAAACTCAGTGTGGCCCTGCTAAACCTAGACCCCGGTGTAGAAGACACCCCATACACCAGCGATATTGACATTCGTGAGTATGTGGACTATGACAAAGTCGTGACCAATTTCAGTCTCGGCCCCAACGGAGCTCTCGTTGCTTCGCTCGACATGGCAGTCAGCTATATGCATGACTTGAGAGAGGAGGCGGAGGATACGCAAGCCGACTACATAATTGTGGACTGTCCAGGTCAGATGGAACTGTTCGCATATCGTAACTCGGGCCCGCTAATGGTGAAGGGGCTCAAGGGGCAGGACCCGGCGGTTTCGCTCTATCTGCTGGACTCCAACATTGCCCGCGCGCCCGAGGGATACCTGTCATCAATGTTGCTGGGACTGTCGATTAGTATCAGATTCGGGCTCCCCCAGCTCAACCTACTCAGTAAGTCAGACATCCTCGGCGAGGAAAAGGTTGAGGAGATTGTGGAGTGGTCAACTGAAACATACAAACTGGAAGAGGCATTGACAGACGCAGGCGAGGGACTGACGCGAGAGTTCGCAGAGGCGATACTAAGAATGTTGGATGACCTTGGCGGAGCGACCGAGGTGTTGCCGGTGTCTGCCAAGACACTTCAAGGAGTGGATACGCTCTATGGAGAGATGCAACGTATACTCATGGGAGGGGATAACATAGAGAAATGA
- a CDS encoding methyltransferase domain-containing protein codes for MDSYLTVVSGENLSLSQAELESLVKMVDSSARVKWRGTIGIVDASRDPCDIILRRAVLVKECGRIVADGQTIDDSLRVEPEDVVSSNETFCVRCLAPSDYEQKKRMETDAGARVEKWTGARVSLKSPDVRLVLFKLEDRTVLCKSVVSDARLRAIARGSRRKPFFHPSMMNAPLAGVLCNLAQITSNDVVLDPFCGGGGIVCEAAIIGATTVGIDLNWKLVQGAVSNLEQFGGNNSCVVLGDARSLPIDHFDCVVSDPPYGRVSSTRGAQSVDLVRSMLNQAVEMASSGARFCICGAREMNVSQVMNELGLDVVRSVSIRVHRSLTRDIVVARH; via the coding sequence TTGGATAGTTATCTCACAGTGGTTTCGGGGGAGAACCTGAGTCTGTCGCAAGCAGAGCTCGAGTCGCTGGTCAAAATGGTTGATTCCTCAGCGCGGGTCAAGTGGAGGGGCACGATTGGGATTGTCGATGCTTCGCGAGACCCTTGTGATATCATTCTTAGAAGGGCAGTCTTAGTGAAGGAGTGCGGGAGGATAGTTGCAGACGGTCAGACCATCGACGACAGTCTCAGAGTCGAACCGGAGGATGTCGTTTCTTCGAACGAAACATTCTGTGTGAGGTGTCTTGCTCCATCCGACTACGAACAGAAGAAAAGAATGGAGACAGATGCAGGCGCCAGAGTGGAGAAGTGGACGGGGGCAAGAGTGTCCCTAAAGTCGCCAGACGTACGACTTGTCTTGTTTAAGCTTGAGGACAGAACTGTTCTGTGCAAGTCGGTCGTGTCGGATGCCAGACTGAGGGCAATCGCACGTGGGTCTAGGAGAAAGCCGTTCTTTCACCCTTCAATGATGAATGCACCACTTGCGGGTGTGCTATGTAACTTGGCACAAATCACATCCAATGACGTGGTGTTGGATCCCTTCTGCGGAGGTGGTGGAATAGTATGCGAAGCAGCCATCATTGGTGCTACTACTGTTGGAATAGACCTCAACTGGAAACTCGTTCAGGGTGCTGTCAGCAATCTTGAGCAGTTTGGAGGAAACAACTCCTGTGTCGTACTGGGCGATGCGCGCAGCCTGCCGATAGACCACTTTGACTGTGTTGTTTCTGACCCGCCATATGGCAGAGTGAGCTCAACGCGGGGTGCACAATCAGTGGACTTGGTCAGGAGCATGTTAAATCAAGCAGTCGAAATGGCATCAAGTGGAGCTCGCTTCTGCATATGCGGAGCAAGGGAGATGAACGTGTCCCAAGTCATGAACGAGCTGGGTCTCGATGTGGTCCGGTCTGTCAGCATCAGGGTTCACCGAAGTCTCACAAGGGATATTGTGGTTGCACGACACTAG
- the fliE gene encoding flagellar hook-basal body complex protein FliE has protein sequence MRIIVVSGMPGAGKSVVTDAFRSAGYEVLVMGDVIREESRRRGLEPNAENTRTIMLELRAQDGPGAVAKRCVEAILSRATDTVVIEGCRSVAELDVFSSLTDDITVISVHASPATRFQRLQARARRDAPLDWTSFRERDLREISVGIGGVIALSDVLLVNESTLESFNELVARTITELTRDEN, from the coding sequence ATGAGAATCATAGTGGTTTCGGGCATGCCCGGTGCAGGCAAGAGCGTGGTCACAGATGCTTTCAGGTCTGCCGGCTACGAAGTCCTTGTCATGGGTGACGTCATCCGCGAGGAAAGCCGCAGAAGAGGACTTGAGCCAAACGCAGAGAATACCAGAACAATAATGCTGGAGCTGCGGGCACAGGATGGTCCCGGCGCAGTAGCCAAACGCTGCGTCGAAGCCATCCTTAGTCGCGCAACAGATACCGTCGTAATCGAGGGCTGCAGAAGTGTTGCGGAGCTAGATGTCTTCAGTTCACTCACAGATGACATCACAGTCATCTCGGTTCATGCGTCCCCCGCCACTAGGTTTCAACGGCTGCAGGCTAGGGCCCGAAGGGATGCCCCACTTGACTGGACCAGCTTCCGAGAACGGGATCTCAGAGAAATCTCCGTGGGTATAGGTGGAGTGATTGCACTAAGCGATGTGCTGCTTGTCAACGAAAGCACGTTGGAGTCTTTCAATGAACTTGTGGCAAGGACTATTACGGAGCTCACTCGCGATGAGAATTGA
- a CDS encoding AAA family ATPase, which translates to MPKRKESGVELPSPTHETTKKTTRTRANRVPRTISVTLDAVGYPFRVKGEPRSASLEIDNPGLFVDYARAQWAGTVVRTGAYLFDRYIMPDFAFQVIAATPDESVITDETEIHLTTLRGEPPQYTAGPPLSEVIGHEEVKRKCRLILAYLDNPQKLGEWAPRAVLFYGGPGTGKTMTARALAHEAKARIFLTKASDMIGVYVGEGSRRIGSLFDEARRAAPSIVFIDELDAIGLARSFQSIRGDVSETVTALLGELDRNADDSGVVVIGATNAPGLIDPALRSRFDTVFEFGLPNVEDRLRILRLYSARLPLRLETDLGLLAARTEGLSGRDLRDRILKESLHIAICEGKTTITDEIVLRVLQRVRPAVNQDYVL; encoded by the coding sequence TTGCCGAAACGGAAGGAGTCTGGGGTAGAACTGCCCTCCCCCACACATGAAACCACCAAGAAGACGACCCGGACAAGAGCTAACAGAGTACCACGTACAATATCTGTGACTCTCGATGCTGTTGGATATCCCTTCAGGGTGAAGGGGGAGCCGCGATCCGCTAGCCTCGAGATTGACAACCCAGGTCTTTTCGTAGACTATGCTAGAGCACAGTGGGCAGGAACAGTTGTGAGGACCGGTGCATACCTCTTTGACAGATACATCATGCCGGACTTTGCATTCCAAGTGATCGCAGCAACTCCTGATGAATCCGTCATTACTGATGAAACCGAGATTCATTTGACGACTCTTAGAGGCGAGCCTCCTCAGTATACGGCTGGTCCTCCTCTTAGCGAGGTGATTGGGCACGAAGAGGTGAAGCGAAAGTGCAGACTTATCTTGGCCTACCTTGATAATCCTCAGAAACTCGGAGAGTGGGCCCCTCGTGCAGTTCTTTTCTATGGTGGTCCAGGCACCGGGAAGACCATGACTGCAAGAGCATTAGCACATGAGGCCAAAGCCCGCATTTTCCTAACGAAGGCTTCCGACATGATTGGGGTGTACGTTGGAGAGGGGAGCAGAAGGATTGGCTCCCTCTTCGATGAAGCCAGAAGAGCCGCCCCCAGCATAGTCTTCATTGATGAACTCGACGCGATAGGTCTCGCACGCTCCTTTCAGTCCATAAGGGGCGATGTGTCAGAAACGGTGACTGCATTACTTGGCGAGCTGGATAGAAACGCGGATGACTCTGGTGTGGTTGTGATTGGAGCCACGAATGCACCTGGGTTAATTGATCCCGCTCTGAGAAGCCGTTTCGACACTGTATTTGAGTTTGGTCTTCCTAACGTCGAGGACCGGCTGAGAATCCTTCGGCTGTACTCTGCCCGACTGCCACTCAGACTGGAAACCGATTTGGGGCTGCTAGCTGCAAGAACAGAGGGTCTCTCAGGACGGGACCTACGCGACAGGATACTAAAGGAGTCTCTGCACATAGCAATCTGTGAAGGAAAAACCACCATCACGGACGAGATAGTGCTCAGAGTGCTTCAGCGGGTTCGACCTGCTGTGAACCAAGACTACGTGTTATAG
- the thpR gene encoding RNA 2',3'-cyclic phosphodiesterase, whose translation MSSVSVPTVIRAFLSVDIENEALLARIEYLQRKLDTGAARLKLVEHDNIHFTLRFLGDISEAVAQRMHEELSKVRFSPFNIDIAGVGAFPSVKRPNVVWIGVRSNMDRLEAIKQDIDNRLAEFGLGPERKFAAHATIARVKSITDRVSFEASLRDLSGEVVGTMPVTAFRMTKSTLTPSGPQYETLWEVRGSP comes from the coding sequence GTGTCCTCTGTTTCGGTGCCGACAGTGATTCGTGCCTTTCTCAGTGTTGATATCGAGAACGAAGCGCTTCTTGCAAGAATCGAGTACCTACAGAGGAAACTGGATACAGGGGCGGCTCGTCTGAAGCTAGTTGAGCATGACAACATCCACTTTACGCTCAGGTTTCTTGGGGACATATCGGAGGCGGTCGCACAGAGAATGCACGAGGAACTCTCGAAAGTCAGATTCAGCCCTTTCAATATTGACATTGCCGGAGTGGGAGCCTTTCCAAGCGTCAAGAGACCCAATGTGGTCTGGATTGGAGTGCGGAGCAACATGGACCGTCTGGAAGCCATTAAACAGGATATTGATAACAGGCTCGCGGAATTCGGACTCGGCCCTGAAAGGAAGTTCGCTGCGCATGCAACGATTGCGCGCGTCAAGTCAATCACCGATAGAGTGAGCTTTGAGGCCAGCCTGAGAGACCTGTCAGGGGAGGTTGTCGGCACTATGCCTGTCACGGCCTTCAGGATGACTAAGAGTACGCTCACACCGAGTGGACCACAATACGAAACCCTGTGGGAAGTCCGAGGTAGTCCTTAG
- a CDS encoding histone deacetylase: MTAMLVYHELYEKHLINPGHPERPERLEKALKAIRDSRLLERGVQMVTPGQIPLERVYAIHSREYVEAVRQSSMRGGALFTPDTGTNAYTFDAAVMAAAGGTTAIDKILAGETDNAYIMCRPPGHHAEEGRAFGFCFFNNIAIAAQYLLQRHGIQRVMIVDYDGHHGNGTQNSFYSTDKVLYVGFHQDGRWLFPGTGFADEIGTGEGRGYNVNLPMCPGAGDDSYLLAFSRIVEPLAAAYRPEFILVSVGYDCHHSDPLTNLGMTLSGIASLNGRLLRYAEEYSNRRIACFLEGGYNLDVVSAGSVNLLEGLAGLPITAYDDHYKENPACFEYTKGLIDRVEDLHHGLLL, from the coding sequence ATGACGGCGATGTTGGTGTATCATGAGCTATATGAAAAACACCTAATAAACCCGGGGCATCCTGAGCGCCCGGAACGGCTCGAGAAGGCATTGAAAGCAATCAGGGATTCACGATTACTGGAGAGAGGAGTACAAATGGTTACTCCGGGCCAGATTCCGCTCGAGCGGGTCTATGCCATTCATAGCAGAGAATACGTGGAAGCGGTAAGGCAGAGCTCAATGCGGGGAGGAGCACTGTTTACCCCGGACACCGGGACGAATGCATACACATTTGATGCGGCAGTCATGGCCGCAGCGGGAGGAACCACTGCAATTGACAAAATACTCGCAGGGGAAACCGACAACGCGTACATAATGTGCAGACCTCCAGGGCACCATGCAGAGGAAGGGAGGGCCTTTGGATTCTGCTTTTTCAACAACATCGCTATAGCAGCTCAGTACTTGCTGCAAAGACACGGGATCCAGAGAGTCATGATAGTCGACTATGATGGGCACCATGGGAATGGCACACAGAACTCGTTCTACTCCACAGACAAGGTGCTCTACGTCGGTTTTCACCAAGACGGCCGTTGGCTCTTTCCCGGAACCGGGTTTGCGGATGAGATTGGAACAGGAGAGGGACGCGGCTATAATGTCAACCTCCCCATGTGCCCTGGCGCAGGAGATGACTCGTATCTGCTAGCGTTTTCAAGGATTGTGGAACCGCTGGCTGCAGCATACAGACCCGAATTCATTCTGGTTTCCGTTGGCTACGACTGTCACCATTCTGATCCGCTAACCAATCTGGGAATGACTCTGTCAGGGATTGCATCACTTAATGGGCGGTTGCTCCGCTATGCAGAGGAGTACTCGAACCGAAGGATTGCCTGCTTCTTGGAAGGCGGTTACAATCTTGATGTGGTGTCTGCCGGGTCTGTGAATCTATTGGAGGGACTCGCAGGGCTACCAATAACCGCGTACGATGACCACTACAAAGAGAACCCCGCCTGTTTCGAATACACGAAGGGGCTAATCGATAGAGTAGAGGACCTACATCACGGACTGCTCCTCTAG
- a CDS encoding DEAD/DEAH box helicase — protein MRLRDIPINRRVTELVESLGISDLFPPQEEAFRTSVLSGRNLVMAATTGSGKTLVSEMSVLNAILNTGGKALYLVPLKSLAREKHMDFRKYESLGIRTAMSVGDYDSPGTRLKDADVIILTTERADSLIRHDVEWLKDVVIVVVDEIHLVNDTSRGPTLEMVIAKLRMKLKKIQIIALSATISNAHDIAAWLDSELVKSDWRPIPLKEGVLLDGEIRFSDGSVRVLRQSGKDDVENLIVDMLRENGQALVFASNRRSTVSIAKRLASVVRGHLSAESALELLHASKKLEQGPAAPEMTEVLISVLRNGVAFHHAGLTNEERETVEDCFRRGLLKVIVATPTLAAGINLPARRSIVRDYMRYEEGLGNRPIPVLEYKQMAGRAGRPGYDSYGEAVLIARSYEEHDHLMDHYVRASSEEIESRLASQSALSTHLLAAIASDLTHDRTGIDNLIRGTFLYTKSTPVSIGRHVSKSIEYLVRSGLVQRTDEGLLVATPLGKRCSQLYISPETALLFAEALPNAEGFTVLSILQMICHTPDQPLAYLGRGELTEYEEFVEANLDSFAFEPPDASEFPEEYSRYLSELKTARLLMDWISEMSDRNLTDNYNVGMGDVHRLAQSAEWLAYSAEEIARLMGVSVILPLLHETKVRLRYGVRPDILELVGLRGIGRVRGRMLYRSGFKTLSNLYSASLENLARVPSIGSAVAESIKRQLGLEVDSNSSTPDTESSAESFQTVLDDFGDTS, from the coding sequence ATGCGACTCCGGGATATTCCAATCAACCGTCGGGTAACTGAATTGGTTGAGAGTCTGGGAATCTCAGACCTCTTTCCACCTCAAGAAGAGGCCTTCCGAACGAGTGTGCTTTCTGGTCGAAATCTGGTCATGGCGGCAACGACAGGTTCTGGCAAGACACTGGTATCTGAAATGAGTGTACTCAATGCGATTCTCAACACGGGTGGCAAGGCATTGTACCTCGTTCCCCTCAAGTCATTGGCGCGCGAGAAACACATGGATTTCAGGAAGTACGAGTCTTTGGGAATCAGGACCGCAATGTCGGTTGGTGACTACGACTCCCCGGGCACAAGACTCAAGGACGCGGATGTTATCATTCTCACGACCGAACGAGCAGATTCGCTGATTCGTCACGATGTTGAATGGCTGAAAGACGTCGTGATCGTAGTTGTTGACGAGATTCACTTAGTCAACGATACAAGCCGAGGTCCAACACTTGAGATGGTGATTGCGAAACTGAGGATGAAACTGAAGAAGATTCAGATAATAGCGCTCAGTGCAACCATCTCTAATGCCCATGACATAGCAGCATGGCTCGACTCTGAACTGGTAAAGAGTGACTGGAGACCTATTCCACTGAAGGAGGGTGTCCTTCTGGACGGGGAGATTCGATTCTCCGATGGAAGTGTTCGCGTTCTTCGGCAGTCAGGCAAGGACGATGTAGAGAATCTCATTGTTGACATGCTCCGCGAGAACGGTCAAGCACTTGTCTTCGCATCAAATCGCCGCTCAACAGTCTCGATTGCCAAAAGGCTTGCATCAGTTGTCCGGGGTCACCTGAGCGCCGAGTCCGCGCTTGAGCTGCTACATGCTTCAAAGAAACTTGAGCAAGGTCCGGCGGCACCTGAGATGACCGAAGTGCTAATCTCCGTTCTGAGGAACGGTGTGGCTTTCCACCATGCTGGGCTAACGAACGAAGAACGTGAAACCGTAGAGGACTGTTTCAGACGTGGCCTTCTGAAGGTCATTGTGGCAACACCCACTCTTGCGGCGGGAATCAACCTTCCGGCAAGACGTTCGATTGTACGCGACTATATGAGATATGAAGAGGGACTGGGCAACCGCCCAATACCAGTTCTTGAATACAAGCAGATGGCAGGACGAGCAGGGCGTCCCGGATATGACTCGTATGGTGAGGCAGTACTGATCGCCCGATCCTACGAAGAACACGACCATCTCATGGATCACTATGTACGCGCGAGTTCGGAAGAAATCGAGTCTCGACTTGCATCACAGTCCGCTCTAAGCACGCATCTCCTAGCTGCAATCGCCTCTGACCTGACACATGACCGCACTGGCATCGACAACCTGATTCGCGGCACCTTTCTGTACACCAAGTCAACACCGGTTTCGATTGGTCGTCACGTTTCCAAGTCTATCGAGTACCTAGTCCGTTCTGGACTGGTCCAGCGAACTGATGAAGGGTTACTGGTGGCAACACCACTTGGGAAGCGTTGCTCACAGCTTTACATATCGCCCGAGACCGCCCTTCTCTTTGCTGAAGCTCTTCCTAATGCTGAGGGTTTCACTGTCTTGAGCATTCTGCAAATGATATGTCATACTCCAGACCAGCCTTTGGCATACTTGGGTCGTGGTGAGCTTACAGAGTATGAGGAGTTTGTGGAGGCGAATCTCGATAGTTTCGCTTTTGAGCCCCCCGATGCCTCCGAGTTTCCCGAGGAGTATTCCAGATATCTGTCGGAACTAAAGACTGCACGTCTGCTCATGGATTGGATATCCGAGATGTCTGACAGAAACCTTACTGACAACTACAACGTGGGCATGGGTGATGTCCATCGACTTGCCCAGTCTGCAGAGTGGCTTGCTTACTCTGCCGAGGAAATAGCCCGGCTCATGGGAGTCTCTGTCATTCTTCCACTTCTGCATGAGACCAAAGTACGACTGAGGTATGGAGTGCGTCCAGACATCCTCGAATTGGTCGGTCTACGCGGCATTGGCAGGGTTCGTGGCAGAATGCTCTACCGCAGCGGTTTCAAGACGCTCTCTAATCTCTACTCCGCGTCACTCGAGAATCTGGCACGAGTACCATCGATTGGTTCTGCTGTGGCCGAGTCAATCAAGAGACAGCTGGGTCTTGAGGTGGACTCCAATTCAAGTACTCCGGATACGGAGTCCTCCGCGGAGTCCTTCCAGACAGTCCTAGACGACTTTGGCGATACCAGCTAG